From Leptotrichia trevisanii DSM 22070:
NNNNNNNNNNNNNNNNNNNNNNNNNNNNNNNNNNNNNNNNNNNNNNNNNNNNNNNNNNNNNNNNNNNNNNNNNNNNNNNNNNNNNNNNNNNNNNNNNNNNNNNNNNNNNNNNNNNNNNNNNNNNNNNNNNNNNNNNNNNNNNNNNNNNNNNNNNNNNNNNNNNNNNNNNNNNNNNNNNNNNNNNNNNNNNNNNNNNNNNNNNNNNNNNNNNNNNNNNNNNNNNNNNNNNNNNNNNNNNNNNNNNNNNNNNNNNNNNNNNNNNNNNNNNNNNNNNNNNNNNNNNNNNGGGAGAGGTACAAAAGGGAGGACAACCGATAGAAACAAGTAATTTTTGGGCTAATTTCTTTATGGGGGTATTGAATATATTGTTGCAGTAGGGTTGTTTTTGTATTAAAAATATAAAATTGATAGTTATAAAATTTATTATAAGAAAGGGAAAAAATGGGAAATACTTTAAAGAAAAAAGAATTAATAAAAGTTATTGAACAAGCATTAGAGAGCGGTGAATTAGCAATTTTTGCTGGAGCAGGGCTTTCAATTGATGCGGGGTATTGTTCTTGGCAAGATTTACTATCTGAAGCAGCTAAAGAGATTGACTTGGATATAGAAAGAGAAAGTCATGATTTAATTTCGTTAGCTCAGTTTTATTGTAATGTTAAAAAAAGAAATGCAATTGATGAGTTGTTAACAACTAAATTTCCAACAAATGTGAAACCAACGGAAAATCATAAATTATTGTCACAACTTCCAATCTCAACTTATTGGACGACAAATTACGATACTTTAATTGAAGATGCTTTAAAAAATAATAATAAAAAAGTATCTGTTAGAAAAAGTGATAAGGATTTACAATTGTCATTTAAGAATTATGATTCTATAGTGTATAAAATGCATGGAGATATTCATAGTCCTGCTAAAGCTGTAATAACAAAAGATGACTACGAAGAATACGGAATTAATAGCAGGAAATTATTTAGGGATGTTTTAGAAGGTAATTTGTTAACAAAAACATTTTTATTTTTAGGATTTAGTTTTAGTGATCCAAATTTTAATTTTGTGATAAGTAAAATGCGAGTATTATTAGGAGATAGTAGTAGAGCACATTATTGTATATTAAAAAAAATTTCTAAGCCAAATAGAGATGACTATAGTGAACAAGAAAAATATAAAATTGCTATTAGAGATTACGAGTACTCTTTGATAAAGCAAGATTTACAAATAAATGATTTAAATAGATATGGTATAAAAGTATATTTAATTGATAATTATGGTGAGATAACAGATATATTAAGAACATTGTTAAATAAATATAGGAGAAAAACAGTTTTTATTTCAGGTAGTGCAGAAAAATACATTCCAATGGATGAAAAAAAAGCTCAAGATTTCATTCGGAAATTATCATTTGAATTGGTAAAAAATGGATATAAAATTGTTAATGGATATGGCTTAGGAGTAGGAACTTATGTCATAAATGGAATTACTGAGTATTGTTATGATCACAGAGAAATAAATATTGAAAATCGTTTAAAATTAATGCCATTTCCATTAAGTGCAATTGATAATAAAAATTTAAAAGATACTTGGGAAAAATATAGGAAAGAAATGATTTCTCAATGTGGAATTGCAATTTATATATTTGGAAATAAGAAAAAAAAGGAAAAAATTTTAAACGCAGATGGTGTAGAAAAAGAATATGCTATTGCGGAATCTTATGAAATAGTGAATATACCTTTAGCATTTACAGGTTATATGGCTGAAGAATTATATTTTAAAAATAGTGATAAGATTAATAGTGTAATAGGTAAAGAAAAAACGAAATATATTACTAAATTTTTTGACGGAGATACTAATGTTGAGGAAATAATAAAAATAATAAATAAACTTAATAATAAGACTAACTAATCCACAGTATCATAATAATAGTATATTACAAGATTCTTGAAGAGGGATGTAAAAAACTACAAATATATTATATGAGGAGTATGATGTTACTATTAAAATTAAGAAGAAGAGAATAATTAAATTTTTAGATTAGTTGAGAAAGCAAATAGATAAATAGAATAAAAAGGAAATAAAAAATTTTGATTATACAATAATTAGACAGTAAGGAAAAGAGAATTTCTCTCTTCCTCTTTCATCAATTTTGCCAAGTTGAAGGTTTATTCTTAATGCAATCTTCAATTAAATTTTCAATGTTATTTTTTATATCATTGTATACATCTTTACTAAAAGGATAAATTGAATCAAAACATTTGACGTATTTAGAAAGTTTTTCATCATTTTTATTTAATGGAATATAATCAAAAGGATTATTTCCTTTTTTATCTTGTATACCTGAAGAGTTTTCTAGTTTATGAATATAAATACCAACAATTCCTTTGTTCAATTCATAAGCTCTTTTAATTTCGTAATTTATCCATTTTCTGTTTGCGGTTTTTTGTCCTATTAAAACAACTAAACAAGAACGTAGATTTAGTTGTTTGTCAATCCATTTTTTAATTTTATTGTCCGTTTTTTCTTTTACTTCCTCCCAATCATTATCTGAAAAAGTAGAACTTCCATCTACTTTTCCCATATTACGAATTTGTCCTGCTCTCCAATTATCATTAGTGTAATGAAAACTAAAAAAAACTTGTCTTTTTGACATAAAAATCCTCCTTAATTTGATAATTATAAAATTTTATATTTTCTTAATTATAGCATATTTATAAATTTTTTTCATTTAAATAATAGAATCTACAGGACAAACGCAAGAAATAATTATAAAATTTTAAATACATTGTATTGATTTTTATTCAAAAAAATAATTTTATTATATCTATTTTTATGCTTTTATAATTATTTATATTTATTATTAATTTGTAATATTTATCACATATTTTTATATATTTTTAAAATTTTCATAAGTTTATTGTTTAGAAATCTGTAATTAGTCTTTTACTAAAATATTTGAAATTACGTTGTAATTTAGAATAATTTTATTTTTATTTTGAAATAAAATATAACTTAAAATTTTAAAATAGATTTACTATAAAAAATTTAAATTATAGTAAGAATTTGAAGTTTTTATGAAAAAAAATTTTAAAAAAGTAACTGAATATTACTGGCAACTTACTGACAACTTTTATCTTTCAAATATCCATTTTTAGCGGAATAACTATGCGTGGGCACCATTAGAATAGCTAAAAATATGATATATAGTGCAAATCAGTGTTTATGCTGAATTGCACTTTTTTTCTTTTGTTTATGGTACTTTGCAGTTTTATCCTGTCTTAATCTGTTTCTATTTATTTCAATACATTAAAAATTTATTGGTAACCATTTTTATTGTGTTTATGAAAATAAAATGGAAGATTCACAATGTAATACACCAGGAGAAGACTTTAAAAATGGAATAGAATTTAGAGCTGTTTATTAATATTTTTTTACTCAAAGAT
This genomic window contains:
- a CDS encoding SIR2 family protein; the protein is MGNTLKKKELIKVIEQALESGELAIFAGAGLSIDAGYCSWQDLLSEAAKEIDLDIERESHDLISLAQFYCNVKKRNAIDELLTTKFPTNVKPTENHKLLSQLPISTYWTTNYDTLIEDALKNNNKKVSVRKSDKDLQLSFKNYDSIVYKMHGDIHSPAKAVITKDDYEEYGINSRKLFRDVLEGNLLTKTFLFLGFSFSDPNFNFVISKMRVLLGDSSRAHYCILKKISKPNRDDYSEQEKYKIAIRDYEYSLIKQDLQINDLNRYGIKVYLIDNYGEITDILRTLLNKYRRKTVFISGSAEKYIPMDEKKAQDFIRKLSFELVKNGYKIVNGYGLGVGTYVINGITEYCYDHREINIENRLKLMPFPLSAIDNKNLKDTWEKYRKEMISQCGIAIYIFGNKKKKEKILNADGVEKEYAIAESYEIVNIPLAFTGYMAEELYFKNSDKINSVIGKEKTKYITKFFDGDTNVEEIIKIINKLNNKTN
- a CDS encoding TIR domain-containing protein; amino-acid sequence: MSKRQVFFSFHYTNDNWRAGQIRNMGKVDGSSTFSDNDWEEVKEKTDNKIKKWIDKQLNLRSCLVVLIGQKTANRKWINYEIKRAYELNKGIVGIYIHKLENSSGIQDKKGNNPFDYIPLNKNDEKLSKYVKCFDSIYPFSKDVYNDIKNNIENLIEDCIKNKPSTWQN